In Thunnus thynnus chromosome 4, fThuThy2.1, whole genome shotgun sequence, the DNA window TCATCGTAATCACGGCGGAAGCCGCTGCCAAAGGCACGACGACCTCCTCCACCACGAGAGTCAAAACCTAGAAAGATAGCAGgacaggagagaaaatgagtAAGGGATGAACATACAACAGTGTGATGCTGGAAAACAGATGAAGCAACATACCCAATCACGGTTGCAGCAGGGTAATCAGGGAGTCGTGCAAACCCATGATTTGATTAGGATGGGTATGTTTTTAAGATGATGAATAAGCCTAACGACTGCTGATACTGCTGGATGGATTTGAATCCCATGTACCTTTGACAACCAACACAGGGACCAAACAAGCAGAAGTTCTCACCTCCTCTATCGTAGTCTCTGCGGTCTCTGTCATCATAGCGATCCCGGTAGCGGTCTCTTCCACCGTCATAACGGTCATTGTCCCGCCGTGGACCATCTCTGTAACGATCTGACTCATAACGGTCTCGAGATCCTGCAAGCATTGTAATAACAATACTGTTTTTGACATGAGCAGCTTCTCTGCTAATGATTTAGTTCCAGTTGAAGGAAGGAATGCATCATTTTTTGCAGACAagtcaacattttggaaaaatgaTTATTACTGATTATAACTAACATTttggaacatttaaaaagttagCTATTCAACGGCGAGCATTATCACAAGCATGAAGTAATGTCTGGAAAATCTCCTCTTGCAAAGTCAGCAAGTTCAAACACTTTCAATTTAGTCTGTTTTAACAAACTAATATTGTCATAGGACTCCTATGAAATTGGGATTGACACCAGTGATTCTAAGAAATCGGTCCTCAAAACAGCTACTAGGAATTATCCTGGGATTATGTGTAAGATGTATACAAATTAGTGTAAGTCTAAACAAAGACAGTTATGACTTACTCTCTCCAAAGGCATCATCTCTTCTGGGAGGTCCATCGTCAGCGTCTGCACTGGGCCGAGCCCTCCAGTCGCTGTCTGTCTTGTCAGGGCCCATGTCTGCCATCCGTCCACCCCTGTCACGGCCTCCCATGAGTCCACCATCTCTCTCTAGCGTGTGAAGAAGAGGATATGATATGTTTATTACATAATGGACCGACTTACATTTGAAGACTGAAGGACATACTGCTGtttgagacacagagaggacagaaaaagtCACAGCAAAAAAATTTGCATAGTACCTTTATCATTAGACTGGTCTGCAATATCCACACGGATCCTTCGGTTGCCCAGATTCTGTTGGCATGAACAGATTTTAATTTCATCTTTGTTATTTTATGCAATGAAGCTACAACACAACATCAAATCTGCTACTTTACTGTGCAATATAACTATGGGTAAATACATAAACTCGTGCTTAAGTTCACTTCCaggtgtaaaaataaaaatgcaaaaatataaaaccaagTTGCATCCTCTCACCTCCTCATTGAGACTTAAAGCCCTCAGGAGGGATTCCACATCGTCAAATTCAGCATAACCAAAGCCCTTCAGCCTCTCTGGGTTACTGGGCTCTCGAGGCAGACGCACTGCACTGATCTGAAGACAAAGATAGTGACAGAATAACAGATGAAACAGAGAATGCACTGATCCGTactcagacaaacacaaaccccCGAGTCAAGCAGTTCACCCAAgcaagatgaagaaaaacacatggtAGTACGAAAATGAAAaatgggagggaaaaaaaagggcaaaaaaacATGACCTTGTGAAACATAAATAGCAAGAATTTATGCGCAATTATTCAGGTTAGGACTGGCACGGTTGCAGGTAACTTTAATATGAAAAATCAGCAAAGTTATCTCATCAACATTAGTTGCTTTGCACAGTTGTAACCATTTTAAGCAATGGGTCCTACTCAGCTATGATATTTTATGGCCACTCTGAAATAGTTCTGCTGTTTCTGAAAATGAATTATGATCAGCTCAGCTTTCGGGAGCTCTGTAATCTGTAAAggacctttttttaaaatctctaaCAACTCCATGAGGAAACTAACAGACATGAAAACTATAGCTTTAACGGTTCATTTAACACCGCTTCAATATGAGAAACAGGCTGAGCAACATTATGATCCTACTGAAACAGCAGTCTATAGACACAAGGGGGAGAAAAGTGGTTAACCTGTATGTCctgttttttattgcttcacAAATTCATTTGTCCAGTGTGTAAACAACATCGTCTCAAGGGCAATGTGCGAGTGTAGATGAAAActtcaaaaatatgattttaattaCAGAAAACATGCCACTGAATATAGATGAGACTGACTAGATGTTCAGATAAATTCTTTGTTTACAGCTCCTGTAAAAAAATTAAGGCTTCAACTAGgggtgagaggaaaaaaaacgaTTCTTAGATGCAAAAATCGATTTTTCTAAATGTTGGTTAATAACATGTGATGttgatggaaagaaaaaggtgGAACTCTATtgtgagggcagtgcagcaccgGGACAGTGGTTtcaagcatgttttgatttaatgactaaattatTACCTGTGCGAGATGAACGTGAAGTATATTATGAGACTAATATTAGTGGAGCGAAGCAGctatcagcagtaacaaacgagacTGGCTGACCAACACatactgcagcattaaacaacttaaaccaactctgaggcaaagaaaataacttggtgctcagtctgtttcacctcaaaaaccctgcgccCGCTCAGCATGTTGGACAGCGATGTCTTTCCCTGGAGCAAacatgcagcagagaggctgctctccactgctggagacatgacgttaataacaacacagaggagcacttcacctccccctcattttgttattctcatacaggcaggagactatAAGAAGCTTTcagattaatttattcattaattaatgcagttaactttttaaaataaaaaggctgcggACCAattatcttatctgccagttatgtttcattttgtatttcagtggCCTAAGCACACCagtttggcacacagtatacttgagcaagagactgaaaattgTGTCCCCTgttctattcattcaatcaagAATCTGTTTTGAAACATAAACGATTCTGAAACCAACTGGAATCAAATCATGAGATTCCCACACCTAACTTCAACTGAAAACTGTTGTGTTATTTGCAAAACAAAGAGTTGCAGAAACTGTAACCACCAAGTGCTATACATTTTCAGACCCAcgctgtatttgtgtgtgtgtgtgtgtgtgtgagtttgctAAACCTACTGCCAAGCCGCGGAAGAAGTCTTTGATCGATTCCTCAGTGACATCATAGGGCAGGTTGCCCAAGAAGGCCGTGTAAGGCGGGCTGCGGGGCAGTCGGGACCGGTCGATATTGGGTTCACGGGCTGAGCGGGGTGCTGTGGGCAGGATGGAGCGGTCAATCGGCGGCGCCCGGTATGTATCCTCCTCCGTGTGCCACGAAGTCGAGACTGGAGAGATGAGTGGAGGGATTAGAGGGATAAccagattattttctctttgataCATAGTCCTTCCATTCCTGCAGTTATTGTATTTGAAAATAAGCAAATGGCAACACAAAGCTAATCCAAGACTTCACAGTGAATTGTATTGGAAAAATATATGCATGAATACACACTAGTATCTGAATACACACAAGAAGGACACCAGAAACTTAAGTAAATGTCatgttggttaaaaaaaatgaagcattgTGACAAAATTGCTGAGCCAAAAATCAGTATCTGATAACCAAAAACTGGATTTGCTATTGGAACAAAATAGAAGCTACAATTCAACATAAACTAAATgttgtgtgaaatgtgagtTATGACACCATGTTGTATGACATGCTGTAAAGCGAACTATGTACACATCACGTGATGACATGTGACGGCCAGATTGATGTGTTGCTCTGACAAAGgggggaaacaaaacaaaaaaacagcagaatacAAAATGTTCAACATGAGTGTCTGTAAAGGTGGAATTAGAATTGTATTGTTAAGTATCACAAAcctcataaaaacacatgtagaTGCATCATGCAAAGGAGTATGACTTTTAGTTGTACGAGCCACAGAGGAATATGACTAAGTTGTGTAAGTCAGAAAGAAAAACGAGCAGCAGAGCAAAAAATATTGCTGGCAGCAAGGAAGGCAGAATCAATATTATCCAACAACCATTTAATATTCAAAATGTCCATCTGAAATCTATGATAGAAGCCAGGTAGTGGATTACTTTCATAATACAAGCAAAACAGAGCAGCGATGAGTTTACAGTTGACATATGGAGCATAAATGTGTGTCCAGTGTCATTACTGAATCTGACAGACAAGTTTTATAGCAGCACTGCAGGCTGAACAGTTTAACAGTAAGAGGCAGCCGTATTACAAAATGTCATGTCGTGATTTAGAAGTATATGATCTCCTTAcgaatttaacaatttatttatcATGGTCATATACAGCTATCTTAGGCAACATGCATTTAAACGGCTTAGAGAACATTAAGAAAAATAGGTATCACCTATCACCCTGTGACATCCAAACTGAGAAAGTGGTGTTATGTTGTCTCTTCTATATGGTACACTGATCTGCTTGACCTTTTCTTACCACTGTAAAACTTAAAGACTAGCACAGCTCTTTgacaacacattcacacataaatCGAAATGTGCAGTTGCTCATTTTACGCTCAGTCAAGTGTTAGACTGCATATGTTGATGGTACAACCAAATAACTGCATTCTTTAACGCATTTTCATTTTGCTCCTCTCTGGTGAGAGCGAGCCAGAGCGACAGAGATGATATTGATTATACTATCATTAGACGGAAAAATGCAAGACAGATGTGAGATAAAAACgtaatgtgtgtctgtttcagcATGCGCTCACCATCTCCATCCAGGTCATCAGTCTCATCGGCCCAGCTAGTGGACTTGGTTGGGTAGCTGGGGGCTGGACCGCTGCCTCCACTGTCCTCTGCCAGGAAGTCAGTCAGAGTGAGGGTCTTCCccttcttattcttcttcttaGCTACAGGGAAGATGAACAGAGAGTATATAATCAGACATGGAAGAAACATGCTAGTCAGGGGCTAGTTCACCATATAGATGTCTGTCAAGAAAAGTCCTTAAACCTTCATCATCAACTAACTATTTCTGtaataatgacaaaaactaTGTGGTATTATATCCAACTAAGGAGTTATAAAATTTACCttaatttgattcatttaatCTATTTGAGATAGCTGAAAAACACACTCTGGGCTTGGGGATAGCCACAGATGTTGGGGTGTAAAAAGTTAATCATTACAGAGTCAAAAGCCCCCAATGGCTTCACTGGATTGTAATTAGAGCTTCAACGATTAGCCCATTAATCTATTAGTTgatcaacaaaaacattaatcgGGACATATCTGGATAACTGAATAAttgctttaattatttatgtaaaaatgttgaacatAAGCTTGTCAAATGTTAGAATTTAAGTTTtcctttgtcatacatgataataaactgattatcttttggttttgggcTATTGATCAGACCAAACAATGCATATGAAGACAAACTCTTCCACTCTGAAAAACTGgcctttttcagtattttctgacattttttagacaaAATCAGGCCTACTTGTATTCGCATTCAACTGTTGCTTCAcagtgaaatattacaaaatatagTTAATGCAGTAAAATGTACTGTGAAAGACTCATTCTTGAAactgcaacacaacaacagtCTGGTTTTCAGTAGACTTGTGTGCAAGCCTCCACTCATGTGGAAACCGGCATCTTTGCATAGACAACCAATATTTGTAATGTTGAGTAGCGAGATAGATAAGGGGACTGCAATGTGGTGGTGATAACAAAAACAGTGACTTATTTTCCCATTGGAAAGTAAAACATATAGGGAGTGGTCTTTCTGTCCAACTGTCACTGTACAGTGacttgtgtacttgtgtgtatttatatagtTCTTTTACTTTATGTTTCTGAAACTAACATATTTGCCAAGTATATTTTtagtaattttatatttttagaaGTTAAGTTTGTTTGAATTGTTATTCTGCAGGTGCGTTTTTTTCGGTCTGGGAGAAACAGAATTTAATTTCACTGTAAGCAAGTACTAAGAAATGTTCAATCTTCAACAGCTGGCTAGGAGAGGTTTCCCTCTATTTGTTCAGCTCAAAGATTCTGACACAATAATCGTGACATGTTAAAAACACCAAGTTGCATGTTTGCTGCATGTTTTGAGGAACATAGCTTGAGTCATATATCCACTGCAGAACATTCCTCATACACGGCTGTGAGCCACCATAGGGGCTTCACACAGCTCATCTCATAGAGCAGGtctgatttgttttggtctgaggcAGGAAAAAAGGGAGTGACAAAGCTGGCTGTGAGCTTCATTGTGAAAATTCCAGCTGTCATGACATTCTTTACGCACAGTTACAAAACctgcacacatgcagagagcaaaacagtaacaaaaccTGCACACATATAGTGAGcaaaacagtaacaaaacctgcacacatgcagagagCAGCACAGTAACAAAActtgcacacatgcagagagCAGCACAGTAACAAAACCTGCACACATGCAAAGAGCAGAGCAGTTACAGAACCTGCACACATGCAAagagaaacacagtaacaaaacctGCACACATGCAGGGGGAAACACAGTAGCAGAACctgcacacatgcagagagCAGCAGTTACACAAcctgcacacatgcagacagaaacacagttacacaacctgcacacatgcagagagCAGCACAGTTGCAAAACCTGCAGACatgcagagagaaacacagacgGGGAAGCCACTAACGCAAAGTCATTGTTTACAATTACCAGGCCAACTTAACTGACCTCGGTCACTTGAACCGTTCAACGCCAACTAACAATATATTGATTGTTTGGTAACGTTTACATTTGTCCGCACGATATGACATTAGCAAGCTAAGAGCTACCTGTGCTGACTTCTGCTAGAGCTACAAAGGTGTAAACATCTGTAAGGGCCAACACTGAACTGTGAGGCTAAAGGTGCGGGTTATTAGCCTACCAATTATACTACGTAGGTCGCTTTTGTCTTTATGCGTTTGCGGGCTTAGTCATCGAAGGACTGCTGACGGGGTAAGTATCCCTGCTTAGCTGGCTAGGTTTTAGGGCCTAGTGCACGTCGCAGCGCCAGGATCCAAGTGCGCCATCAACGGAGCAAGACTTGGCCGGAAAGGAAGGGACGCCTCAAAGTTGTGAAGCTGCCTGGGAAGTATTGTGTAGGATGCGACCAATGAGGCCCAGCTGCCCCGGTTCATCAAACACCGACACCAGGGAGAAAGGCTGCACACGTGGAGAGCCTCCTCGGGCAGCCCAGACTGCTCGGCCCGACCCCTCCTCCACGAAACGCGCTTGCGCCCGGTGCTCTGAGCGCCACGGCTAGCTCCGCTATAGACAAGCAATGTGCCAGCTCCGCACGCAGTTAGAGACATTTCACAACACGTCATACACTCTCCAGTACTTGTAATAATATATAAACTCAAAATTTAGACATCCTAAACACCGCAATAACCATTTTGTTACGAAAAGACCGCACTGTTATCTGtaagtaaaaatgtaaagtcGCTGCTTCGTTCATTTGCCTCCCTCCAGCAGTTACGTCTTTAC includes these proteins:
- the eif4ba gene encoding eukaryotic translation initiation factor 4Ba isoform X3; this encodes MAASAKKKNKKGKTLTLTDFLAEDSGGSGPAPSYPTKSTSWADETDDLDGDVSTSWHTEEDTYRAPPIDRSILPTAPRSAREPNIDRSRLPRSPPYTAFLGNLPYDVTEESIKDFFRGLAISAVRLPREPSNPERLKGFGYAEFDDVESLLRALSLNEENLGNRRIRVDIADQSNDKERDGGLMGGRDRGGRMADMGPDKTDSDWRARPSADADDGPPRRDDAFGERSRDRYESDRYRDGPRRDNDRYDGGRDRYRDRYDDRDRRDYDRGGFDSRGGGGRRAFGSGFRRDYDDSRGSNDRYGDRDRYGDRDGDRYERRDDRREERAPQQRPKLNLKPRSVPKEEEGSGGGGGSSAGAAPTSGSRASSIFGGAKPVDTAAKEREVEERLKKEEERLQRQLEEDKGRGPDRKMRDRDPSWRNEESHTERSRTGSESSQQGSTSGRASRCRDSERSGENEVFSGREDEPSSPGASPRPPSSKEPLKVMPAPPPKENAWAKRSAVSTSSSEGDRRPPVSPVSPSGSAPPKLSSSSSADERGSGKEVQLSQ
- the eif4ba gene encoding eukaryotic translation initiation factor 4Ba isoform X2 — translated: MAASAKKKNKKGKTLTLTDFLAEDSGGSGPAPSYPTKSTSWADETDDLDGDVSTSWHTEEDTYRAPPIDRSILPTAPRSAREPNIDRSRLPRSPPYTAFLGNLPYDVTEESIKDFFRGLAISAVRLPREPSNPERLKGFGYAEFDDVESLLRALSLNEENLGNRRIRVDIADQSNDKERDGGLMGGRDRGGRMADMGPDKTDSDWRARPSADADDGPPRRDDAFGERSRDRYESDRYRDGPRRDNDRYDGGRDRYRDRYDDRDRRDYDRGGFDSRGGGGRRAFGSGFRRDYDDSRGSNDRYGDRDRYGDRDGDRYERRDDRREERAPQQRPKLNLKPRSVPKEEEGSGGGGGSSAGAAPTSGSRASSIFGGAKPVDTAAKEREVEERLKKEEERLQRQLEEDKGRGPDRKMRDRDPSWRNEESHTERSRTGSESSQQGSTSGRASRCRDSERSGENEVFSGREDEPSSPGASPRPPSSKEPLKVMPAPPPKENAWAKRSAVSTSSSEGDRRPPVSPVSPSGSAPPKLSSSSSADERGSGKERITEETETPDHHQSQRNTKKPQPPSSAQPVNTPLC